The Capsicum annuum cultivar UCD-10X-F1 unplaced genomic scaffold, UCD10Xv1.1 ctg66630, whole genome shotgun sequence genome contains the following window.
CATCTACTACTGTCTTGGAGATTACTACTGTTTTAGCCTTTTGTAGAGGTGTCAAACTTTTGAAGTTTCTTGAATTAAATGAGGTTAAATAACTATTGACAATTTCTTGCATTGAGCTGTTAAATCTTCGGTTCTTAGGTGAAGGGGTGGTAAGTGTACAAAATTACAAAAGTACAATAAATTGCAATGTCTCTGAATTCAAGATGttcaaatgataaattaattaaagatTTAGTTTCCTTACAAGTATcattattaaaaatagaaaagtagtTTCTTTTCAAATACTATATCACCAATAACATGTACAATAGTCTCACAAGTGAGGTGTAGGGACAGTAAGGTGCAAACATACCTTATCCCTCTTTTTATGAAGAGGTTGCTTCtaatagaccctcgactcaagaaaGTCATTTTTTCTCGGACTTGTTTGAAAGAGATGCAAGAgacaaaaactacaataaaaataTTGATGAATGAATAGTACTGACAGTAAAACagtatataatatattattaactTAGGAATAGAAAAAATTGAATAGGAGCAATTAGTTTCTTTTTCAATAGCTCTGTATTCATTCATTTTCCACTTAGTGTTTTTCCCACTAGGAGCTTTCCCTTTATAAAATACCATCCTTTTTTTCACCCCAATAACTTTGCTATCTGCTGAATAAACATAACTTGGAGAACCAGTTACTTTCCAACAACCAGAAGTTGTAGTCCTACAAGGCCTTCCTACTGTAACTTCTCTTTCTTGTCTTGGCACAAAGAAAAA
Protein-coding sequences here:
- the LOC124893865 gene encoding NAC domain-containing protein 90-like; this encodes CVEHKLCNIIRRISRELCMGNTEQWFFFVPRQEREVTVGRPCRTTTSGCWKVTGSPSYVYSADSKVIGVKKRMVFYKGKAPSGKNTKWKMNEYRAIEKETNCSYSIFSIP